In one window of Chryseobacterium phocaeense DNA:
- a CDS encoding DUF962 domain-containing protein: protein MSERIKTYGEFYQFYLTEHSKTGTRIFHFIGTLLVFVVIWYVISSGKERFLWYIPIFGYGFAWFSHAVIEKNKPATFKYPLWSLISDFRLFFELLIGKQKFRGIAVKPQETEDSKDLH, encoded by the coding sequence ATGTCAGAAAGAATAAAAACTTACGGGGAATTTTATCAGTTCTATCTTACCGAACACAGCAAAACAGGAACCAGGATCTTTCATTTTATAGGAACCCTGCTGGTTTTTGTAGTGATCTGGTACGTGATCAGTTCAGGAAAGGAAAGGTTTCTGTGGTATATTCCGATTTTTGGTTACGGCTTTGCCTGGTTCAGCCATGCTGTGATTGAAAAAAATAAGCCGGCTACCTTCAAATATCCGCTGTGGTCACTGATTTCAGATTTCAGACTGTTCTTTGAGCTGCTGATTGGAAAGCAGAAATTCAGAGGGATAGCTGTGAAACCACAGGAGACTGAGGATTCTAAGGATTTACATTAA
- a CDS encoding DUF3857 domain-containing protein: protein MENSIQFENYKIQKPEIWAGNISDQELIDKIKDSEFSRRQIDEGKDYCYFLDKKYYTSNRENSEYVCMAYTLNEPGNLERASVSDVIVEENEVYSIHRISVLRDGVLIDKIPDTKIKVLDSESQSSGGILSSNKKINITIKDLRLYDVLILEDSRFKAFTDRDFLRKEFSKYVWVSPDNYWAYGSFKFTFINERDQTIAYKKTFFRDEQGNVLQPSTHSLKKGERFVIEEENYINPVDAGREIFPFIDFATEAEWKDLSNYIAPIYDDIFSRYTLKDFAPDLAEKLDAVNGQEEKLQFAIEYVQNHIYYIFNADEMNGHKPQEPSVTYENKQGDCKAKCVLLKVILDYIGVDSTVVLVNFHTDYYIKYYLPSLLSFNHVVVKISYKGEEYFIDATIRDEFGLIENRGFIYFMHYLEVKPDQVLQERKSHKFPYYCIDEKVEFNAQNTTGRLKLTTIYKGNRANSMRRYFKNTNKREIIDSWNSFLFYGLNYSNDRNGTDVRNIFKDASIDIISDDKKLNEFKIQYSSTVENPYYTDPQNNRFLMYFDRNVIKASARDFMHKDLPFWHNFDSEKYEISLNTDQKIDTEEKYTVQESTISNPYFDYKSRKKINKNGATVTIEYNPLVNLEVPQDQFEAFREDHHKVADSNFGLGIDIIEPGLMNRLKFNFKKRFK from the coding sequence ATGGAAAATTCAATTCAATTTGAAAATTACAAAATTCAAAAACCTGAAATCTGGGCAGGAAATATTAGTGATCAGGAGCTGATTGATAAAATTAAGGATTCTGAATTCTCAAGAAGACAGATTGACGAAGGAAAGGATTACTGCTATTTCCTGGATAAAAAATATTATACAAGCAACAGAGAGAACAGCGAATATGTCTGTATGGCTTATACGCTGAATGAGCCGGGAAACCTTGAACGGGCTTCCGTTTCAGATGTTATTGTGGAAGAAAATGAAGTGTACAGTATTCACAGGATCAGTGTTCTGAGAGACGGGGTCCTGATTGATAAGATTCCGGATACGAAAATTAAAGTACTGGACAGTGAAAGCCAAAGCAGTGGTGGTATACTGAGCAGTAATAAAAAGATTAATATTACCATTAAAGACCTCAGGCTGTATGATGTACTGATTCTGGAGGATTCAAGGTTTAAAGCGTTTACCGACCGGGATTTCCTGAGAAAGGAATTTTCAAAATACGTTTGGGTGAGTCCGGATAATTACTGGGCCTACGGAAGTTTTAAATTTACATTTATCAATGAGCGTGACCAGACTATTGCCTACAAAAAAACATTCTTCAGAGATGAACAGGGTAATGTTCTGCAACCGAGTACCCACAGTTTAAAAAAGGGAGAAAGATTTGTGATAGAAGAAGAAAATTATATCAATCCGGTAGATGCTGGTCGTGAAATTTTCCCTTTTATAGATTTTGCAACGGAAGCAGAATGGAAAGACCTTTCAAATTATATTGCCCCGATCTATGATGATATTTTCAGCCGGTATACGCTGAAAGATTTTGCTCCTGATCTCGCTGAAAAGTTAGATGCTGTGAACGGGCAGGAGGAAAAGCTCCAGTTTGCTATTGAATATGTACAGAACCATATCTACTATATTTTTAATGCAGATGAAATGAATGGTCACAAGCCGCAGGAACCCTCTGTTACTTATGAGAATAAACAGGGTGACTGTAAAGCAAAATGCGTTCTGCTGAAAGTGATTTTAGATTATATCGGGGTAGATTCCACCGTGGTTCTGGTTAATTTCCATACGGATTATTACATCAAATATTATCTTCCGTCATTGCTGAGTTTTAATCATGTGGTGGTAAAAATCAGTTATAAAGGAGAGGAATATTTCATAGATGCCACTATCCGAGATGAGTTCGGACTGATAGAAAACCGCGGATTTATCTATTTTATGCATTATCTGGAAGTAAAACCAGATCAGGTGCTGCAGGAAAGAAAATCACACAAATTCCCGTATTACTGTATCGATGAAAAAGTGGAATTCAACGCTCAAAATACCACCGGAAGACTGAAGCTGACCACAATATATAAAGGCAACCGTGCCAATTCCATGAGACGGTATTTTAAAAATACCAACAAACGTGAGATTATAGATAGCTGGAACAGTTTCCTTTTTTACGGTCTGAATTATTCCAATGACAGGAACGGAACAGATGTCAGGAATATTTTCAAAGATGCTTCGATTGACATTATAAGCGATGATAAAAAACTGAATGAATTTAAAATCCAATATTCCTCTACCGTAGAAAATCCATATTATACTGATCCACAAAACAACCGTTTCCTGATGTATTTTGACAGGAATGTGATCAAGGCAAGCGCCCGGGATTTTATGCATAAAGATCTTCCTTTCTGGCATAATTTCGACAGTGAAAAGTATGAAATCAGCCTGAATACAGACCAGAAGATCGATACTGAAGAAAAATATACCGTTCAGGAAAGTACCATCAGCAATCCTTATTTTGATTATAAAAGCCGTAAAAAGATTAATAAGAACGGTGCTACGGTCACCATAGAATACAATCCGTTAGTCAATCTGGAAGTTCCCCAGGATCAGTTTGAAGCGTTCAGGGAAGATCATCATAAGGTGGCAGACAGCAATTTCGGGCTGGGAATTGATATTATCGAGCCGGGACTGATGAATAGGCTGAAATTTAATTTTAAGAAGCGGTTTAAATAG
- a CDS encoding DUF4377 domain-containing protein — MKIIATILKGAVPAVALFAMTQCTTTANTAGADEKTFIVGPETADCTGVAPMKCLQVKEKASENWTNFYTNIEGFTYEPGYEYVLKVKTEKIANPPADGSSIKYTLIKEVSKTKK, encoded by the coding sequence ATGAAAATTATAGCAACAATTCTAAAAGGAGCTGTTCCTGCAGTAGCACTATTTGCAATGACCCAATGTACCACAACGGCCAATACTGCCGGAGCGGATGAAAAAACGTTCATCGTAGGACCTGAAACTGCAGACTGTACCGGCGTAGCCCCTATGAAATGTCTGCAGGTAAAAGAAAAAGCTTCAGAAAACTGGACAAACTTCTACACAAACATTGAAGGATTTACCTATGAACCGGGATATGAATATGTTCTGAAAGTAAAAACAGAAAAAATTGCCAATCCTCCGGCTGACGGGTCTTCCATCAAATACACCCTGATTAAAGAGGTTTCCAAAACCAAAAAATAA
- a CDS encoding peptidase domain-containing ABC transporter, producing MENKILRKISRFFTRKQYPFFRQLDTMDCGPTCLKMLAAFYGRQLSLNHLRELCDVHSQGTSVSGLTHASENLGFKTLAAELSLEVLLEKAPLPCILHWDHNHFVVLWNLSGTHAYVGNPALGKNMRYTIQDFKEHWNVPGQEGKGIALFVEPTEAFNHIQDQPDPPVSLISLLKRIDDRRNITLVIAALLAATLLTLAIPLLTQAVVDQAVSRKDIGLLSIICAGQLVLFSGRILTDFFRSRILFKLGMNISIKLIYEFVDKLMQLKLSFFDYRSSGDNLQRIYDNQRVEEFLTKNCVSAGLSVIILMVNGGLLCYYNWKLFILFLAASTISVLWTNLFEEKRRRLDQRTFSLLANAQRHQIETFEAMTEIRLTGAEQEKNQLWKTMQEETYQVKMENLKLDQRIQGVALFINETTGVLTTFLTASLVINGNLTLGAMLAITYMYGALNGTVNQLSDFIRSMQTAKFSLQRISEVEVEETEDAHATLALPKGNSGSIELADVSFRYGKLSSDVLKHISLTIPAGKVTAIVGMSGSGKTTLLKLLLKFFHPTQGTITFCGQDLKLINAKSLRRQCGAVMQDSFLFTDTIAGNIWVGSLEKDLNRVRNACKMVNMQDFIESLPFSYDTQIGSEGTGLSEGQKQRLLIARLIYREPDYIFLDEATNSLDAHNEKLIVENLNRFFLGRTVVIVAHRLSTVVHADNIIVLDKGNIVEQGNHESLTKSKGAYYHLVKNQLELGK from the coding sequence ATGGAGAATAAAATACTGAGAAAAATTAGCCGTTTCTTCACAAGAAAACAATATCCTTTTTTCCGCCAGCTGGATACCATGGATTGCGGGCCCACCTGTCTGAAGATGCTCGCAGCATTCTACGGAAGGCAATTATCCCTGAATCATCTGCGTGAACTCTGTGATGTGCACAGTCAGGGAACTTCTGTATCGGGTTTAACCCATGCTTCTGAAAATCTTGGTTTTAAAACCCTGGCTGCAGAATTAAGCCTTGAGGTATTATTAGAAAAAGCCCCGCTACCGTGTATCCTTCACTGGGATCACAATCACTTTGTTGTATTATGGAATCTAAGCGGGACACATGCTTATGTCGGAAATCCTGCGCTGGGAAAGAATATGCGGTATACGATTCAGGATTTTAAGGAACACTGGAATGTACCCGGGCAGGAAGGTAAAGGTATAGCCCTCTTTGTGGAGCCTACGGAGGCTTTTAACCATATTCAGGATCAGCCGGATCCACCTGTCAGTCTAATTTCTTTGCTAAAACGGATAGACGACCGCAGGAATATTACGCTTGTCATTGCAGCGCTTCTGGCCGCTACCCTTCTCACATTGGCCATTCCCCTGTTAACACAGGCAGTTGTTGATCAGGCGGTTTCCAGAAAAGACATCGGACTTCTTTCCATTATCTGTGCAGGACAGCTTGTGCTCTTTAGCGGAAGAATTTTAACTGATTTTTTTCGCAGCCGGATTCTTTTTAAACTGGGAATGAATATCAGTATAAAACTGATCTATGAATTTGTAGACAAGCTTATGCAGCTGAAACTTTCCTTCTTTGATTACAGGAGCAGCGGAGACAATCTTCAAAGAATCTACGACAACCAACGGGTAGAGGAATTTCTTACGAAAAACTGTGTAAGCGCCGGACTTTCCGTTATTATTCTTATGGTCAACGGCGGATTGCTGTGTTATTATAACTGGAAGCTTTTTATCCTGTTTCTGGCCGCCAGTACCATCAGTGTACTCTGGACCAATCTTTTTGAGGAAAAAAGAAGACGCCTCGACCAGCGTACCTTCAGCCTGCTGGCCAATGCCCAACGCCATCAGATAGAAACATTCGAAGCCATGACCGAAATAAGGCTGACCGGTGCTGAACAGGAAAAAAACCAGCTGTGGAAAACCATGCAGGAGGAAACCTACCAGGTGAAAATGGAAAACCTGAAACTGGATCAGCGGATACAGGGCGTTGCTCTTTTTATCAACGAAACCACAGGGGTATTAACGACTTTTCTAACCGCATCTCTCGTGATCAACGGAAACCTGACCCTTGGCGCAATGCTTGCCATCACGTATATGTATGGTGCTCTGAACGGAACAGTCAACCAGTTATCAGACTTCATCCGTTCCATGCAGACCGCAAAATTCAGCCTGCAGCGCATCTCCGAAGTGGAAGTGGAAGAAACAGAAGATGCACACGCAACGCTGGCATTACCAAAAGGAAACTCCGGTTCCATCGAACTGGCAGATGTGAGTTTCCGCTATGGAAAATTATCATCTGATGTTCTAAAGCACATATCACTGACCATTCCCGCCGGAAAAGTGACGGCTATTGTAGGTATGAGCGGAAGCGGAAAAACCACCCTTTTGAAACTGCTGCTTAAATTCTTCCATCCCACACAGGGAACCATCACGTTCTGCGGACAGGATCTGAAGCTGATCAATGCCAAAAGCCTTCGCAGACAATGTGGAGCGGTCATGCAGGATTCTTTCCTATTTACCGATACCATAGCCGGAAATATCTGGGTAGGAAGCCTGGAAAAAGATCTTAACAGGGTAAGAAATGCCTGTAAAATGGTCAATATGCAGGATTTTATTGAAAGCCTCCCCTTTTCCTATGATACCCAGATTGGCAGTGAAGGAACCGGCCTCAGCGAAGGCCAGAAACAGCGTCTTCTCATTGCAAGGCTCATCTACCGTGAACCTGATTACATATTTCTGGATGAAGCCACCAATTCCCTGGATGCTCATAATGAAAAACTGATCGTAGAAAACCTGAACCGTTTTTTCCTGGGCAGAACGGTCGTTATCGTGGCGCACCGTCTGAGTACCGTAGTGCATGCTGACAACATTATAGTCCTGGACAAAGGAAATATTGTTGAACAGGGTAATCATGAATCTCTGACAAAATCAAAAGGAGCCTATTATCATTTAGTTAAAAATCAACTTGAACTTGGAAAATAA
- a CDS encoding lantibiotic dehydratase: MNLNILPYIFTRYAALPVKSLQKLSYSNIEDQLNQWETMTEYVQSCNEKLCDQLYTLIQQSSDDQERKLLLNLKRSVFNKRQNARDLAEKIPSETFDSIKNSWNEWLNADQKYKEFEQLWEKDFHNRLWSHRKNIQELAGEYPFKNGVLLSSKDLYEQLENFRDADVQSLSKDQERMEFSVLRYLTRMAYKTSPFSSFTYLGLTEITSETSPKVHDPDTPNCNIRLNNKLLKRIKKLMERHPDLQGLLFVNTNSSILETDNRFSFLMNCANIEVFQEIQAGGVNRYIKELIHDAQENISLISLIEQLSTQIEADFSELKHYVLKLVDSGFLELTLECSEIDPDWDRHLLSFLAGHKNGNKAAEQLWQLVSNLREAKNAFGTAGIAQREILLKESSSLFDRTISDLENQAGIIKLPKDEIQNVLDYILNKYRNGEGFEKLPYIPVDYRQEGFIYEDTYTNQISTIDENTVNGLGQLLSDLCNRLSAFDIRAGGKNSVKNFFTTTYSKDQLVPLITFYHEYYRYKNKSDLENEQIQENVWSDLFWKDLQQEEHPLGEIRIRMKHLNGLPSSNQSCPACSAFLQLFDQSSVTGTKAVVNGLMQGMGKMSGRFLHLFDPEISEIHREYNKRLFPDHLLLELNDDSSFNANIHPPLLDYEVKMPASNTQMKRSQQIPLERISVAYNADQDKVYLIDTVLKKEIYAFDLCLETITNRSNLYQLMSLFNPCTYVSYHPLIQVIDRNYAKELSHEAIRMFPRIIFEEKLILRRKGWLIDLQAIPRQSKEENSSIYFLRFHQWLAKIDLSTSVFLYLQSSYIPEDSSADKTAGTRDDYKPQYIDFKQPLLFNLFIKLLNRAGSFIYTEEALPSVDHDQERVAEHLIQWYNF; the protein is encoded by the coding sequence ATGAACCTGAATATCTTACCCTATATTTTCACCCGGTATGCAGCTTTACCCGTAAAGAGCTTACAAAAATTATCTTATTCAAACATTGAAGATCAATTAAATCAATGGGAAACTATGACGGAATATGTTCAATCCTGCAATGAAAAGCTGTGTGATCAATTGTACACTTTGATACAGCAATCTTCCGATGATCAGGAAAGAAAACTTCTGCTGAATCTGAAGCGGTCGGTATTTAACAAACGGCAGAATGCAAGGGACTTAGCGGAAAAGATTCCTTCTGAGACGTTTGATTCCATTAAAAATTCATGGAACGAATGGCTGAATGCAGACCAAAAATATAAAGAGTTTGAGCAGCTTTGGGAAAAGGATTTCCATAACCGGTTATGGTCGCACAGAAAAAATATTCAGGAGCTGGCCGGAGAGTATCCTTTTAAAAACGGAGTTCTTTTGTCCAGCAAAGATCTCTATGAACAGCTTGAAAATTTCAGGGATGCTGATGTACAGTCGTTGAGCAAAGACCAGGAACGCATGGAATTCAGTGTCCTGCGCTATCTTACCCGGATGGCTTATAAAACCTCTCCTTTCAGCAGTTTCACCTATTTAGGGCTTACCGAAATAACCTCTGAAACGAGCCCAAAGGTTCATGATCCTGACACTCCAAACTGCAACATACGACTGAATAATAAGCTTCTGAAACGCATAAAAAAACTCATGGAAAGACATCCGGATCTGCAGGGCTTATTGTTTGTGAACACCAACAGCAGCATCCTGGAAACAGATAACCGTTTTAGTTTTCTCATGAACTGTGCCAATATTGAGGTCTTCCAGGAAATTCAGGCAGGAGGTGTGAACCGGTATATCAAAGAGCTTATCCATGATGCTCAGGAGAATATTTCGCTGATATCACTTATTGAGCAGCTTTCAACACAAATTGAAGCGGATTTTTCGGAACTGAAACATTATGTTTTAAAACTGGTGGATTCAGGATTTCTGGAACTGACATTAGAATGTTCCGAGATCGATCCGGATTGGGACCGTCATCTTTTATCTTTCCTGGCCGGACACAAAAACGGCAATAAAGCTGCAGAACAGCTCTGGCAGCTTGTTTCGAATCTCCGGGAAGCTAAAAATGCATTTGGAACGGCAGGAATAGCCCAACGGGAAATTCTTTTAAAGGAAAGCTCATCCCTGTTTGACCGGACTATTTCAGACCTTGAAAATCAGGCCGGAATCATTAAGCTTCCCAAAGATGAAATCCAGAATGTACTGGACTACATCCTCAATAAATACAGAAACGGAGAAGGTTTTGAAAAACTGCCTTACATTCCCGTTGATTACCGCCAGGAAGGATTTATCTACGAAGATACCTACACCAACCAGATCAGTACCATCGATGAGAACACAGTGAACGGATTAGGACAACTATTATCAGATCTCTGCAACCGTTTATCTGCTTTTGATATACGTGCCGGGGGAAAAAACAGCGTCAAAAACTTTTTTACCACTACATACAGCAAGGATCAGCTGGTTCCTCTTATCACTTTCTACCATGAATATTACCGTTATAAAAATAAATCCGATCTGGAAAATGAGCAGATTCAGGAAAATGTATGGTCAGATCTGTTCTGGAAAGACCTTCAACAGGAAGAACATCCGCTTGGTGAGATAAGGATTCGAATGAAGCATTTAAATGGTCTTCCCTCTTCAAATCAATCATGTCCGGCATGTTCTGCTTTTCTCCAGCTTTTTGACCAGTCATCTGTTACCGGAACAAAAGCCGTCGTGAATGGACTGATGCAGGGAATGGGCAAGATGAGCGGCAGGTTTCTTCACCTGTTTGATCCTGAAATCTCTGAAATACACCGGGAATATAATAAACGCTTGTTTCCTGACCATCTGCTTCTGGAATTGAATGATGATTCCAGCTTTAATGCCAATATTCATCCGCCTTTACTGGATTATGAAGTGAAAATGCCGGCATCCAATACCCAAATGAAAAGATCCCAGCAGATCCCTTTGGAACGGATATCCGTTGCTTATAACGCTGATCAGGATAAGGTTTATTTGATAGATACTGTCCTGAAAAAAGAAATCTATGCTTTTGACCTCTGCCTGGAAACCATTACCAACAGATCAAATCTTTATCAGCTGATGTCCCTGTTCAACCCCTGCACGTATGTCAGTTATCACCCTTTGATACAGGTTATCGACCGTAATTACGCTAAAGAATTAAGCCATGAAGCCATCCGGATGTTCCCAAGAATTATTTTTGAAGAAAAGCTGATCCTCCGCCGAAAAGGCTGGCTGATTGATCTCCAGGCCATTCCCCGCCAATCTAAAGAGGAAAACAGCAGTATTTATTTTCTTCGTTTCCATCAGTGGCTGGCAAAAATTGATTTATCTACTTCAGTCTTTCTTTATCTGCAATCGTCTTATATTCCTGAAGATTCTTCCGCGGATAAAACTGCCGGAACCCGTGACGATTATAAGCCTCAGTATATTGATTTTAAGCAGCCTTTGTTATTTAACCTTTTCATTAAGCTGCTGAACCGGGCCGGATCCTTTATTTATACAGAAGAAGCTTTACCTTCCGTTGATCATGATCAAGAAAGAGTGGCAGAACACCTGATCCAATGGTATAATTTCTAA
- a CDS encoding thiopeptide-type bacteriocin biosynthesis protein, with protein sequence MEKIWKTYYLFHENHADPVLTGVVHPLIQNIEKKLEREVKFFFIRYFEGGYHIRLRLLLNAEECIIFLSLLKEQISVYEELSKSSLVLKEAQYIPETDRYGNTETITYAEDQFYASSRFILHHLVENSPLSASERYLFALKTHLAFFKGMELSQNHILQLCDQFVQSWLPVPFSENPDEQEQNRKDVLDAFQNQFNAYQTLLAENLTEFWNSTEMSEDFYLQQFLTSNRNVFANYSQSRLPPEALDEALLSCIHMANNRLGIVNAEESYILFLIMRIIPLIKNYGDKS encoded by the coding sequence ATGGAAAAAATCTGGAAAACTTACTATCTGTTTCACGAAAATCATGCAGACCCTGTACTGACTGGAGTTGTACATCCATTGATCCAAAATATTGAGAAAAAGCTGGAAAGAGAAGTCAAATTCTTCTTTATCCGTTATTTTGAAGGCGGTTATCACATCCGGCTGCGGCTGCTTCTGAATGCTGAGGAATGTATTATTTTCCTTTCTTTGCTGAAAGAGCAAATCTCAGTTTATGAGGAGCTCAGCAAAAGCAGTTTGGTATTAAAGGAAGCTCAATACATCCCGGAAACAGACCGTTACGGTAATACGGAAACGATTACTTATGCCGAAGACCAGTTTTATGCATCATCCCGTTTTATTCTGCATCATCTGGTTGAAAACAGCCCGTTATCAGCTTCTGAACGGTATCTTTTTGCTTTGAAAACGCATCTTGCTTTTTTTAAAGGCATGGAATTGTCTCAAAACCATATTCTGCAGCTGTGCGACCAGTTCGTGCAAAGCTGGCTTCCGGTACCGTTTTCAGAGAATCCCGATGAACAGGAACAAAACAGGAAAGATGTATTGGATGCTTTTCAAAATCAGTTTAATGCCTATCAGACCTTATTGGCTGAAAATCTTACAGAATTCTGGAATTCAACAGAGATGAGTGAAGATTTCTATTTGCAGCAATTTCTCACTTCAAACAGGAATGTTTTTGCAAACTATTCTCAATCCCGGCTGCCTCCTGAAGCCTTAGACGAAGCTTTACTCAGTTGTATCCATATGGCGAATAACCGTTTGGGAATAGTGAATGCCGAAGAATCCTATATCCTTTTTCTCATCATGCGTATCATTCCTTTAATCAAAAACTATGGCGACAAATCCTGA
- a CDS encoding lanthionine synthetase LanC family protein — MATNPELHELQSGLNEISEFLLSRMKKDDYGFYWDTISLDDNGDFSYHFNPSLWNGTGGIAWFFLILYENYGNENDLTTAERSFAKIYQHSIEDTISNPSLYDGITGVVYLGLKLFRVTGKNLYLDQALNLYRKYRERILAEQTEDLLIGISGILMSVCMLYHYTEDRETGEDIVTLTTSLLEKSQVAESGIKWGKNHLSMDSLCGFSHGNAGIGFCLLQLGKYFDHPELIWFAEQAFRYEDLYYDPFKNNWMDLRWEASKNDLPDLFDWNKNTFLPEDFDLNAWAHGACGIGNARISAFRMTADPSYKKDCEKIFERCKNDILTRSKRNHILFSGYGGLSDFMLQYHQAFDDQEALQLAAEITLEGLKKSKSHQHSGWGVQNSEDLGLMTGTAGIGFSILQMIKSKSFNSILHPELPETKRSTLFKGFRFKKQFFDRHYPETLKLLKTFTPVKDSSYHSDTIEEFGCALLENIMCLPENEADYLSDLHQLEKFKIGIQMKHKGSLCFQTRLAILKKELADHSNDKKKRFIRTPFISLYESKWNWKAENSKESGPGKYMNIFYSTDQDVFHLMLNPFPSAVLQLLETPLSIEEMTEHFQYYEIEKEYIQEKLLEQIEELLTNYFVRIIK, encoded by the coding sequence ATGGCGACAAATCCTGAACTTCACGAGCTGCAATCCGGGCTGAATGAAATCAGTGAATTCCTTCTTTCCAGAATGAAAAAAGATGATTACGGATTCTATTGGGATACCATTTCTCTTGATGATAACGGAGATTTTTCGTATCATTTCAATCCCTCTTTATGGAATGGTACGGGAGGAATTGCCTGGTTTTTTCTGATCCTTTACGAAAACTATGGGAACGAAAACGACCTTACAACCGCAGAAAGATCATTTGCAAAAATCTATCAGCATTCGATAGAAGATACGATATCCAATCCAAGCCTTTATGATGGGATAACCGGTGTCGTTTATCTGGGGTTGAAGCTATTCCGCGTCACAGGAAAAAATTTATATCTTGACCAAGCTTTGAACCTTTACCGGAAGTACCGGGAAAGAATACTTGCAGAACAAACCGAAGATCTGCTGATTGGAATTTCAGGAATTCTGATGTCCGTTTGTATGCTCTATCATTATACAGAAGACCGGGAAACTGGTGAGGATATTGTGACTTTAACCACTAGCCTTTTAGAAAAATCCCAGGTAGCAGAATCGGGAATTAAATGGGGAAAAAACCATCTATCCATGGATTCCCTCTGCGGATTTTCGCATGGCAATGCAGGAATTGGCTTCTGCCTGTTGCAATTGGGAAAATATTTTGACCATCCCGAATTGATCTGGTTTGCTGAACAGGCATTCCGTTACGAAGACCTTTATTATGATCCTTTCAAGAATAACTGGATGGATCTAAGGTGGGAAGCCTCCAAAAACGATCTACCCGATTTATTTGACTGGAACAAAAACACTTTTCTTCCGGAAGATTTCGATCTGAATGCATGGGCACACGGTGCCTGTGGTATAGGAAATGCAAGGATTTCCGCATTCCGGATGACAGCTGATCCATCCTATAAAAAAGACTGTGAAAAAATATTTGAGCGGTGCAAAAATGATATCCTGACAAGATCTAAACGGAATCATATTCTGTTTAGCGGTTATGGCGGCCTGTCTGATTTTATGCTGCAGTATCACCAGGCTTTTGATGACCAGGAGGCTTTACAACTTGCTGCTGAAATTACTCTGGAAGGCTTAAAAAAAAGCAAATCGCATCAACATTCGGGATGGGGCGTTCAAAATTCTGAAGACCTCGGTCTTATGACGGGGACTGCAGGTATAGGATTTTCGATATTACAGATGATAAAGAGTAAATCTTTTAACTCTATTCTTCATCCTGAACTTCCCGAAACAAAACGTAGCACTTTATTTAAAGGCTTCCGGTTCAAAAAACAGTTTTTTGACCGGCATTATCCCGAAACCCTGAAACTTCTGAAAACATTTACCCCGGTGAAGGATTCCTCGTATCATTCCGATACTATTGAAGAATTTGGCTGTGCTTTGCTGGAAAACATTATGTGTTTACCCGAAAATGAAGCAGATTATTTATCAGATCTCCATCAGCTTGAAAAGTTTAAAATCGGTATCCAAATGAAACATAAAGGTTCTCTATGCTTTCAAACCCGGTTAGCTATCCTAAAAAAGGAACTGGCTGACCATTCAAATGATAAAAAAAAACGTTTTATCCGTACCCCGTTTATTAGCCTGTACGAATCCAAATGGAACTGGAAGGCAGAAAACAGCAAAGAATCTGGTCCCGGAAAATATATGAATATTTTTTACAGCACGGATCAGGATGTTTTCCATCTTATGCTGAATCCTTTTCCATCGGCAGTTCTTCAGCTGTTGGAAACACCTTTAAGCATTGAAGAAATGACAGAACATTTTCAGTATTATGAAATTGAAAAGGAATATATTCAAGAGAAATTACTGGAACAGATCGAGGAGTTACTCACGAATTATTTTGTAAGAATTATAAAATAA
- a CDS encoding pinensin family lanthipeptide — MENNKKMKLNIEDLKIESFVTALDKDLSKKLQGGLGISPAGDHDHPTHTIKTQDRLHVCGTVQC, encoded by the coding sequence ATGGAAAACAACAAAAAAATGAAGCTAAACATCGAGGATCTTAAAATCGAAAGCTTCGTAACAGCACTGGACAAAGATCTGTCCAAAAAATTACAAGGTGGTTTGGGAATTTCTCCTGCAGGAGACCATGATCACCCGACTCACACTATAAAAACTCAGGACAGACTTCACGTTTGCGGAACTGTTCAGTGCTAA